From one Suicoccus acidiformans genomic stretch:
- the pstA gene encoding phosphate ABC transporter permease PstA has translation MNKGFNWVKFFAWLSAAFTLGMLLFIILFILWNGVPALSLDMFSLKYTTDNVSMMPAIISTLIIILIALLIAVPIGVFTGFYLVEYADRDSKFLPIIRLATDTLAAVPSIVYGLFGMLFFVSSQRLGLGYSHYAGIFTITIMILPLIISSTEEALRSVNDSLRMGSLALGAGQLRTIFTVVLPVAMPGILSGIILAIGRIVGESAALIYTLGSSGQLLQGLSSSGRTLAVHMYVLSQEGFHVKEAYATATILIVIVLLINWLSTVISRKLGTGGK, from the coding sequence ATGAATAAAGGGTTTAATTGGGTTAAGTTTTTCGCCTGGTTGTCAGCAGCTTTCACATTAGGGATGCTTCTATTTATTATTCTGTTTATTCTTTGGAATGGTGTCCCGGCCTTGAGTCTGGATATGTTCTCGTTGAAATATACAACTGATAATGTCTCAATGATGCCAGCGATTATCTCTACGTTAATTATTATTCTCATTGCTTTACTTATTGCGGTGCCAATTGGCGTCTTTACAGGTTTCTACTTAGTAGAGTATGCTGATCGTGATAGTAAGTTCTTGCCGATTATTCGTTTGGCTACGGATACATTGGCGGCCGTGCCATCGATTGTTTACGGTTTATTCGGGATGCTCTTCTTCGTGTCTTCCCAACGTCTAGGTTTGGGCTACTCTCACTATGCAGGGATTTTTACGATTACGATTATGATTCTTCCTCTTATTATTTCTTCAACAGAAGAAGCTTTGCGCTCAGTGAACGATTCACTGCGAATGGGTAGTTTAGCTCTCGGTGCGGGACAATTGCGGACCATCTTTACGGTCGTACTACCTGTGGCGATGCCAGGGATTCTATCCGGGATTATCCTTGCGATTGGTCGTATTGTAGGGGAGTCCGCCGCTTTAATTTATACCTTAGGTTCTTCAGGGCAACTCTTGCAAGGCCTAAGTTCATCTGGTCGTACGCTTGCCGTACATATGTATGTCCTTTCTCAAGAAGGCTTCCATGTTAAAGAAGCTTATGCAACCGCAACAATTCTGATTGTTATTGTGTTATTAATTAACTGGCTGTCCACCGTCATTAGTCGTAAGTTAGGTACAGGAGGAAAATAG
- the pstC gene encoding phosphate ABC transporter permease subunit PstC — translation MGSDFKETFMKYVFMFAASLSVISIILIFYFIFEGGLPFILEEGVTNFIFGTEWRPTASNPKFGILPMIVGSIIVTLGAVIVGVPVGIMTSIFMAHFCPPNLYRFAKPAINMMAAIPSIVYGFFALQVFVPISRNLLGGTGMNIVTASVLLGIMILPTIIGLSESSIRAIPRSYYEASVGLGATHERSVMNVVVPAAKSGIISAVILGIGRAIGETMAVILVTGNQPVIPSGLNQGVRTLTTNIVLEMGYASGRHQEALIATAVVLFIFILIINAVFMYIKSREGND, via the coding sequence ATGGGAAGCGATTTTAAAGAGACCTTTATGAAGTATGTATTTATGTTTGCTGCTTCACTATCGGTTATCTCGATTATCTTGATTTTCTACTTCATCTTCGAAGGAGGCTTGCCTTTTATATTGGAAGAGGGAGTGACGAATTTCATATTCGGAACAGAATGGAGACCTACAGCATCTAATCCTAAATTTGGTATCTTACCAATGATTGTGGGTTCGATTATTGTAACCCTTGGTGCGGTTATTGTAGGGGTGCCGGTTGGTATTATGACGTCCATTTTTATGGCGCATTTTTGTCCACCGAACTTGTATCGTTTCGCTAAACCAGCGATTAATATGATGGCGGCAATTCCATCGATTGTATACGGGTTCTTTGCTTTGCAAGTGTTTGTACCGATTTCAAGAAATCTCTTGGGTGGTACTGGGATGAATATTGTGACGGCGTCGGTCTTATTAGGGATTATGATTCTACCGACGATTATTGGTTTGTCAGAGTCGAGTATTCGGGCAATTCCACGCTCATATTATGAGGCTAGTGTTGGTTTAGGGGCGACTCATGAGCGTTCCGTTATGAATGTAGTGGTACCTGCGGCTAAATCAGGGATTATTTCCGCTGTGATTTTAGGGATTGGTCGGGCGATCGGTGAAACGATGGCGGTTATTCTGGTTACAGGGAACCAACCCGTTATTCCATCCGGGCTTAACCAAGGTGTGCGGACATTGACGACGAATATCGTACTTGAGATGGGTTACGCTTCTGGTCGACATCAAGAGGCGCTTATTGCAACAGCAGTTGTTTTATTCATATTCATTCTCATTATTAATGCAGTCTTCATGTATATTAAATCAAGAGAGGGGAATGACTAA
- the pnpS gene encoding two-component system histidine kinase PnpS, whose translation MKTNRFNRQTSQIIVIGMLCLSIFSMYQIRQQVVRMIDVYDTLAIGVLGSAGEEPNVAALEELSLEPISYALLGSHSGSFELVTSTFPSQRSIQPIIEEYVRKRSTGALTRSGLFNWWRIYPLTYAQQDYLFILHYPRDFALDSVPGAFIGLMVVLLVLILLLTIIRRIIREEIYQPIRQIEVDLQEMAVEDTQTLSYTRVSSPHVNSLQQTVETLKGRLMENQRNLYQSEQRLSLVLDSINLGVILLNGQKHIELINPEAQSLLQLSDAVIGRNYEGVIRSNSLVTMIAESMQTGEAMSEEIELYIPTLKAIDVNIIPYSEPKQADEESILVLLYDISKVKHLEVVRTEFVANASHELRTPVTAIKGFAETLMDGAIEDTQMAKQFIQIIYNESNRLETLIHDILELSRIENETHIDVIETFDLVKVTQEMVAFFQERAEQKDIRIQTELPEAPILLSVDQHRVEQILRNLIENAIKYSGNESEVDVTVYSNHHRATIIVSDTGIGIPEQDQERIFERFYRVDKGRSRHSGGTGLGLSIVRNLVNVLGGSITVESELGVGSTFIVTLPL comes from the coding sequence ATGAAGACGAATCGCTTTAATCGACAAACGTCTCAAATCATCGTCATAGGGATGCTTTGCTTAAGCATCTTCTCAATGTACCAAATACGTCAACAAGTAGTGCGGATGATTGATGTTTACGATACCTTAGCGATTGGGGTTTTAGGAAGTGCTGGGGAGGAGCCGAATGTGGCTGCTTTAGAAGAGCTGTCCCTTGAGCCGATTTCTTATGCGCTTTTAGGGAGTCATTCTGGGTCATTTGAGTTAGTGACCTCGACTTTCCCAAGTCAGCGCTCCATTCAACCGATTATAGAGGAATATGTCCGCAAGCGAAGTACAGGGGCTCTTACCCGCTCAGGTTTATTTAATTGGTGGCGAATTTACCCACTCACATACGCCCAACAGGATTATTTGTTTATTCTCCATTATCCTAGGGATTTCGCCTTAGATAGTGTGCCTGGCGCTTTCATTGGATTGATGGTAGTGCTACTGGTCTTAATTCTTCTTCTTACCATAATTCGCCGTATTATTCGAGAAGAAATCTACCAGCCCATTCGGCAAATTGAAGTGGATTTGCAAGAAATGGCTGTGGAAGATACGCAAACCTTATCTTATACCCGGGTTTCATCTCCGCATGTGAATAGCCTGCAGCAAACCGTCGAAACCTTAAAAGGCCGTTTGATGGAGAACCAAAGAAATCTTTACCAGAGCGAGCAAAGATTATCACTGGTATTGGATTCCATAAACTTGGGCGTTATCTTATTGAATGGTCAGAAACATATCGAATTGATTAATCCTGAAGCGCAGAGCTTGTTGCAACTTTCGGATGCGGTGATTGGACGTAATTATGAAGGGGTCATCCGAAGCAATTCCTTGGTTACTATGATTGCGGAAAGTATGCAGACAGGTGAAGCGATGAGCGAAGAAATTGAGTTATATATACCAACCCTCAAGGCGATTGATGTGAATATTATTCCGTATTCAGAGCCTAAGCAGGCGGATGAGGAGTCAATTTTAGTTCTGCTCTACGATATTTCTAAAGTAAAGCATTTGGAAGTAGTGCGTACCGAATTTGTAGCCAATGCGTCGCATGAACTGAGAACTCCTGTGACAGCCATCAAAGGCTTTGCGGAGACGTTGATGGATGGGGCGATTGAAGATACGCAAATGGCTAAGCAATTTATTCAAATTATTTACAATGAAAGTAATCGTCTCGAAACACTGATTCATGATATCTTGGAGCTATCTCGTATTGAGAATGAAACACATATCGATGTGATTGAAACCTTCGATTTAGTAAAAGTTACACAGGAAATGGTGGCCTTCTTCCAAGAACGTGCAGAGCAAAAAGATATTCGCATTCAAACGGAATTGCCAGAAGCGCCGATATTATTGAGCGTTGACCAACACCGGGTGGAGCAAATTTTAAGGAATTTGATTGAGAATGCGATTAAATACTCTGGCAATGAAAGCGAAGTGGACGTAACCGTTTATAGCAATCACCATAGGGCTACCATTATTGTCAGTGATACGGGCATTGGCATACCTGAACAAGATCAGGAACGGATTTTCGAAAGATTTTATCGGGTTGACAAAGGGCGCAGTCGTCACTCTGGAGGAACTGGCTTAGGCTTGTCTATTGTACGGAATTTAGTGAATGTATTAGGCGGCTCAATTACAGTCGAGAGTGAACTAGGGGTCGGCAGTACTTTTATTGTTACCTTACCCTTATAG
- a CDS encoding response regulator transcription factor yields the protein MKRVLIVDDEPSILTLLEYNLKQAAFEVETCEEGLDALDKILNESYDFILLDVMLPGMDGMDICRKARQEGVETPILMLTAKDEEYDKIVGLELGADDYMTKPFSPREVIARINAILRRVKAHDSNDEEKSIQYRQEATDIELSEIERMQRDLDNEVEEESEQVIRLGKIEIYGDRYEVRVDGEIIDITPKEFELLVYMALRKGRILSRERLLNSVWDFDYAGETRIVDVHISHLREKIEENTKNPKYIKTVRGFGYRFEVPDEDESL from the coding sequence ATGAAGCGTGTATTAATTGTAGACGATGAGCCGTCTATCTTGACATTGCTGGAGTATAATTTAAAACAAGCTGCTTTTGAGGTGGAGACGTGTGAAGAAGGGCTAGATGCTCTGGATAAGATACTTAACGAATCGTATGATTTCATCCTATTAGATGTGATGCTGCCTGGTATGGATGGGATGGATATTTGTCGTAAGGCTCGCCAAGAGGGGGTGGAGACGCCAATTCTAATGCTGACAGCCAAGGATGAAGAGTACGACAAGATTGTCGGCCTTGAACTTGGTGCAGATGATTATATGACCAAGCCATTCAGTCCCCGTGAAGTCATTGCTCGGATTAATGCTATTTTAAGACGGGTAAAAGCACATGATTCAAACGACGAGGAGAAGAGCATCCAATATCGTCAAGAAGCAACGGATATAGAACTTAGTGAAATTGAACGGATGCAAAGAGATTTAGATAATGAAGTGGAGGAAGAGTCTGAGCAAGTCATTCGCCTAGGCAAAATTGAAATATACGGCGACCGATATGAAGTGCGGGTCGATGGGGAAATTATTGATATTACGCCGAAAGAATTTGAACTCTTAGTTTATATGGCCTTGCGCAAAGGACGGATTTTAAGTCGTGAGCGTCTGTTAAATAGTGTTTGGGACTTTGATTATGCCGGAGAGACCCGTATCGTAGACGTTCATATTAGTCATCTGCGCGAGAAGATTGAAGAGAATACGAAGAACCCGAAATATATTAAGACAGTACGGGGCTTTGGTTACCGCTTCGAGGTACCGGATGAAGACGAATCGCTTTAA
- the ftsX gene encoding permease-like cell division protein FtsX, protein MRIIRTFFRHIRDGFRNLFRNGWMTTASILSMSIALIVIGGLALVMLNVQNITTDIEEGVQIRAHIDVAASAEDEQVLGDSIRSLEHVTDVVYRTKEEELASLVAEVGEEFELLAGDANPLYNVYIVDVDDMAYLEEVQAAISQMPYAVEVTYGELDTENLLRMIEIVRVVLALLAAIMVVIAVLLVTNTIRMTINARQDEIEIMRLVGAQNSYIRAPFIYEGIFIGAISALIASLLLYAIYQGLQQATFEIVGVQILQLAPIYPNILYIGLGLLVLGCLLGIIGARRSIRRFLRI, encoded by the coding sequence ATGAGAATTATTAGAACGTTTTTCCGACATATTCGCGATGGTTTCAGAAATTTATTTCGGAATGGTTGGATGACAACGGCGAGTATCCTATCCATGTCGATAGCTCTAATTGTCATTGGTGGCTTGGCCTTAGTCATGCTTAATGTGCAGAATATTACAACGGATATTGAAGAAGGGGTGCAAATCCGTGCCCATATTGACGTGGCTGCTAGCGCTGAAGATGAGCAGGTTTTAGGTGATTCGATTCGATCCTTAGAACACGTCACTGATGTCGTTTATCGTACCAAAGAAGAAGAACTAGCGTCTTTGGTTGCGGAAGTAGGGGAAGAGTTCGAGTTATTAGCTGGTGATGCAAATCCCCTTTATAATGTGTATATTGTTGATGTCGATGATATGGCTTATTTGGAAGAGGTTCAAGCGGCGATTAGTCAGATGCCTTACGCAGTTGAGGTGACTTATGGTGAGCTGGATACGGAAAACTTGCTGAGGATGATTGAGATTGTCCGCGTTGTTCTAGCCCTTCTAGCAGCCATTATGGTTGTTATTGCGGTCTTATTGGTAACGAACACCATTCGTATGACGATTAATGCTCGCCAAGATGAAATTGAAATTATGCGCCTGGTTGGTGCACAAAATAGCTATATTCGAGCACCTTTTATCTACGAGGGTATCTTTATTGGTGCAATTAGTGCCTTAATTGCTAGCTTATTGCTTTATGCAATCTATCAAGGTCTGCAACAAGCTACCTTTGAAATAGTTGGTGTGCAGATTCTTCAATTGGCTCCGATTTATCCGAATATTCTTTATATTGGCCTTGGCTTACTGGTTCTCGGTTGTTTACTGGGTATTATTGGGGCCCGTCGATCGATTCGGCGCTTTTTGCGAATATAG
- the ftsE gene encoding cell division ATP-binding protein FtsE, whose translation MLQLTNVSKQYSNGVQALANVSVRIEQGEFVFLIGHSGSGKTTLMKLLYREEQADQGSIQVGKFNVTKLRKSQVPALRRNVGVVFQDFKLLPRLTVYENVAYAMEVTGKSRKAIKKRVAEVLQLVGLSEKAHDLPAELSGGEQQRVAIARAIVNQPSILIADEPTGNLDPQTAEGIFRLLEAINQTGTTVLMGTHNDGFVNERKYRVLRLEAGQLVSDTYKGGYHENY comes from the coding sequence ATGCTACAATTAACCAATGTATCTAAGCAGTATTCAAATGGTGTCCAAGCCTTAGCGAATGTATCTGTGCGAATTGAGCAGGGAGAGTTTGTCTTCTTGATTGGCCACAGTGGCTCAGGCAAGACGACGCTGATGAAGCTACTCTACCGTGAAGAGCAAGCAGATCAAGGTTCAATTCAAGTGGGTAAGTTTAATGTGACGAAATTACGCAAGTCGCAAGTACCAGCTTTGCGCCGTAATGTAGGGGTCGTCTTCCAAGACTTTAAGCTTCTTCCTCGTCTCACAGTGTACGAGAATGTAGCCTATGCCATGGAAGTTACCGGCAAGAGTCGTAAAGCCATCAAGAAACGTGTCGCAGAGGTGTTGCAACTAGTTGGCTTAAGTGAGAAAGCGCATGACTTACCGGCAGAACTTTCCGGCGGTGAGCAGCAACGGGTGGCCATTGCGCGCGCCATTGTGAATCAACCGAGTATCCTCATTGCAGATGAGCCAACCGGCAACTTGGATCCGCAAACAGCGGAAGGTATCTTCCGCTTGTTAGAAGCGATTAATCAAACGGGAACAACGGTCTTGATGGGGACCCATAATGATGGTTTTGTGAATGAGCGGAAGTACCGTGTTCTTCGCTTAGAAGCTGGACAGCTTGTAAGTGACACTTACAAGGGGGGGTATCATGAGAATTATTAG
- the prfB gene encoding peptide chain release factor 2 (programmed frameshift): MEKFEMKQFIADANERLASIRGSLDLDALEADIADYAYQMSQPDFWEDNQKAQEVINASNQAKATYDSVQKIGQQLEDLSLAFELYEETEDAEMGEEAERLVKLVQEDLQQYETALLLSGEHDHLDAIVEIHPGAGGTESQDWGSMLLRMYQRWLDQHGYQYEVIDFQPGEEAGIKSVTLEVKGRDAYGYLKSEKGIHRLVRISPFDSNSRRHTSFASVEVTPLIDDSIEVDIQLDELRIDTYRASGAGGQHVNKTDSAVRITHIPTGIVAQSQSQRSQLQNREQAMNLLKAKLYQKQEEEKARELAALKGEQQDIAWGSQIRSYVFHPYSMVKDHRTDYEVGNAEAVIDGDLDGFIDAYLKWTIQQNQ; this comes from the coding sequence GCGGATATTGCTGATTATGCCTATCAGATGAGTCAGCCGGATTTCTGGGAGGATAATCAGAAGGCCCAAGAAGTCATTAATGCGTCCAATCAAGCGAAGGCGACGTATGATTCAGTACAGAAGATTGGCCAACAGCTCGAGGATTTGAGTTTAGCTTTTGAACTGTATGAGGAGACTGAGGATGCGGAGATGGGTGAAGAGGCCGAGCGTTTAGTGAAGCTAGTCCAAGAAGATCTGCAACAATACGAGACGGCGCTCCTTCTATCCGGTGAGCATGATCACTTGGATGCGATTGTAGAAATTCATCCCGGGGCAGGAGGTACCGAATCACAAGACTGGGGTAGTATGTTACTGCGTATGTACCAACGCTGGCTTGATCAACATGGTTATCAATATGAAGTGATTGACTTTCAGCCAGGCGAAGAGGCGGGCATTAAGAGTGTCACGCTAGAGGTAAAGGGCCGTGATGCTTATGGCTATTTGAAATCCGAAAAGGGCATCCATCGGCTTGTGCGAATTTCGCCTTTTGATTCCAATAGTCGCCGCCATACTTCTTTCGCCTCAGTGGAAGTAACCCCTTTGATTGATGATAGTATTGAAGTCGACATTCAATTAGATGAGTTGCGTATTGATACCTATCGGGCGAGTGGAGCAGGTGGGCAACACGTTAACAAAACCGATTCAGCTGTGCGTATTACGCATATTCCAACAGGAATCGTCGCACAGAGTCAGTCGCAACGCTCTCAATTACAAAACCGTGAACAAGCGATGAACCTTCTGAAAGCTAAATTATACCAAAAGCAAGAAGAGGAGAAGGCACGTGAGCTAGCTGCTTTAAAAGGCGAGCAACAGGATATTGCTTGGGGCTCACAAATTCGTTCTTACGTCTTCCATCCTTATTCCATGGTAAAGGATCACCGAACAGATTATGAAGTCGGTAATGCAGAAGCGGTTATTGATGGTGATTTAGATGGCTTTATTGATGCATACTTGAAATGGACGATTCAACAGAATCAATGA